In the genome of Coraliomargarita algicola, one region contains:
- a CDS encoding LysM peptidoglycan-binding domain-containing protein — translation MIKSLITALLCLCTLCTFVTQSAAQDNLRVTVANLNQDVSLLSQSLKTLRLEIEELHRENARLRAQVAAASSNRDTEAQITNLASAIETLRREYRSADESQKQQILTEVNRQVSALAKETQAAINSIANAVENQPQIATPVHFSDDFPKTGKPYVVRSGDTLSKIARDHGSTIKNIQNANKIVNPSRDLKVGETIFIPIAQ, via the coding sequence ATGATCAAGTCTCTCATTACGGCGCTTTTATGCCTTTGTACTCTCTGCACCTTCGTCACTCAGTCGGCGGCACAGGACAACCTACGCGTGACCGTCGCCAATCTAAACCAAGACGTGAGTCTATTAAGCCAGAGCCTGAAAACCCTGCGCCTGGAGATCGAAGAACTGCATCGGGAAAACGCGCGCCTGCGCGCACAAGTGGCGGCTGCTAGCTCCAATCGTGATACGGAAGCGCAAATCACTAATCTGGCTTCTGCCATCGAAACCTTGCGTCGTGAGTATCGCTCAGCCGATGAATCTCAGAAGCAACAGATTTTAACTGAAGTAAATCGTCAAGTCAGTGCACTGGCCAAAGAAACTCAAGCTGCCATTAACTCGATCGCCAATGCGGTAGAAAACCAGCCTCAGATCGCAACTCCAGTTCATTTCTCGGATGATTTTCCCAAGACTGGTAAACCTTATGTCGTGCGCTCTGGTGATACGCTCAGTAAAATCGCCCGCGATCACGGCTCTACAATTAAGAATATTCAAAATGCCAATAAGATCGTCAATCCATCGCGCGACCTTAAAGTCGGCGAAACTATTTTCATCCCGATTGCCCAGTAA
- the lgt gene encoding prolipoprotein diacylglyceryl transferase: MIEQSQYWVHDLSPFLIRFPENPIGLDGIRYYGLAYLLGFLGAWLLLKLYDLKGKFAIDADARATLMTAIIVGVLAGGRLGYMLLYDLEAFLANPLLILRVDQGGMASHGGFVGVMLALVWFARKHKCGVLPLGDVVVTLAPLGLMFGRIANFINGELWGRVTTVSWAVIFPDSPKNYNAILQSYGPEPRHPSQLYEAALEGGLMLAYVQWRFWRTRPPAGQLGGEFLIGYGIVRILGEFFREPDAALLLGLSRGQFYSVFMILAGILTIWIARRRAKLHG, translated from the coding sequence ATGATCGAACAAAGCCAATACTGGGTGCATGATTTAAGCCCCTTCCTGATCCGTTTTCCAGAGAACCCGATAGGGCTGGATGGTATACGCTACTATGGACTCGCTTATTTACTGGGCTTCCTGGGGGCTTGGCTTCTGCTCAAACTCTATGACCTGAAGGGAAAATTCGCCATCGATGCGGACGCACGTGCGACGCTAATGACGGCGATCATTGTAGGCGTGTTGGCCGGTGGACGCCTGGGCTACATGCTCCTCTATGATCTCGAAGCGTTCTTAGCCAACCCACTACTGATCCTGCGAGTGGATCAAGGCGGTATGGCAAGTCATGGCGGTTTCGTAGGTGTGATGTTGGCGCTCGTTTGGTTTGCACGGAAGCATAAGTGCGGCGTACTCCCACTGGGAGATGTTGTTGTCACACTGGCACCGCTGGGCTTAATGTTCGGGCGTATTGCCAACTTTATAAATGGCGAACTGTGGGGGCGCGTCACGACTGTCAGCTGGGCTGTGATTTTCCCTGACAGCCCTAAAAACTACAATGCAATCCTACAAAGCTATGGCCCGGAGCCGCGCCATCCTTCGCAGCTGTACGAGGCCGCGCTGGAAGGCGGCCTCATGCTCGCCTATGTACAGTGGCGTTTTTGGCGCACTCGCCCTCCCGCCGGACAGTTAGGAGGCGAATTTCTAATCGGCTACGGAATCGTGCGCATTTTGGGTGAGTTTTTCCGCGAGCCAGATGCCGCCCTACTGCTCGGCTTGAGCCGCGGACAGTTTTACTCCGTCTTTATGATTCTAGCAGGCATCCTGACCATCTGGATCGCGCGCAGACGAGCCAAGCTTCACGGCTAG
- a CDS encoding universal stress protein: MKNILICTDGSSYSHEACLYGAWLSQQTQAAISVLYVTDLRQFEIPAVADFSGSLGIQPFEGMISQMHEVEEIKADFVQEHALKTLKDAGVDESQITFHHETGLLVEVMSDYADVADLVLLGKRGENVNFATEHLGSMLERVLRSVEQPCLVTNRQFKPISEVAIAYDGGTSCQKALDYIAANEPFRSMDLHLIVCVEGHKEEEATQRLQDAESKLQAAGLFPQCQILNGEVETAIANYVEQTKIDLLLLGAYGHSRIRELLIGSTTTELLRRCRVPVLCFR; this comes from the coding sequence ATGAAAAATATTCTTATCTGCACCGACGGTTCTAGTTATTCTCACGAAGCATGCCTCTATGGCGCATGGCTCAGTCAACAAACCCAAGCTGCGATCAGTGTGCTTTATGTCACCGATCTTCGCCAATTTGAAATTCCTGCTGTGGCAGATTTTAGTGGCAGTTTGGGCATTCAACCCTTCGAGGGCATGATTTCTCAGATGCATGAGGTTGAAGAGATCAAGGCGGACTTCGTGCAGGAGCACGCACTGAAGACGCTTAAAGATGCAGGCGTCGACGAGAGTCAAATTACTTTCCACCATGAGACCGGTCTACTGGTGGAAGTGATGTCGGACTATGCCGACGTCGCAGATTTGGTCTTGCTGGGTAAGCGTGGTGAGAACGTCAATTTCGCGACCGAGCACCTTGGCTCTATGCTCGAACGGGTGTTACGTTCTGTAGAGCAACCTTGCCTGGTGACGAATCGACAATTTAAACCCATCTCTGAAGTCGCGATTGCATACGACGGTGGCACCAGTTGCCAGAAAGCACTCGATTATATCGCTGCCAATGAACCTTTTCGTTCAATGGATCTGCACCTGATTGTTTGCGTTGAGGGGCATAAGGAAGAAGAAGCGACACAGCGCCTGCAAGATGCAGAATCCAAATTGCAAGCGGCCGGTTTGTTTCCTCAATGCCAAATTCTAAACGGAGAAGTGGAAACCGCCATCGCTAACTATGTTGAGCAAACAAAAATAGATCTGTTGTTACTCGGAGCGTATGGGCACAGTCGTATTCGTGAGCTATTGATCGGTAGCACCACTACAGAGTTGTTGCGCCGCTGTCGGGTACCAGTTCTCTGCTTCCGCTAG
- a CDS encoding glucose-1-phosphate adenylyltransferase, translated as MKKRKIICIIMGGGRGSRLSPLTRDRCKPAVPLAGKYRLVDIPISNCLNSGYNQIYVLSQFNTASLHRHIQESYKFDPYAGGFVDILSAEQTNQGESWYQGTADAVRQNMHHFQGHSEGDLYVILSGDQLYRMDLADVVREHDASGAEVTITAKPLGLDEAEGLGLMRINDDLEITEFVEKPTDPELIKGLAVGDGVRQKMKNPGDRDYCLASMGIYVFNANTLIEALKTDTTDFGKEIIPGLLGQSKMCSYVFDDYWEDIGTVKAFFDANIRLTDPVPPFNFFDEEARIFTHARFLPASKINSCVVDRAILADGCIVTDATIKHSTLGVRSVVRDKTLFENVVMMGADSFETVEDLEENKVLGRPDLGVGKNCIVKNAILDKSVRIGNNVVLDPTGLPDKFGPELDIAIRDGVLVVCKDTIVPDGFVLKA; from the coding sequence ATGAAAAAACGAAAAATCATCTGCATAATTATGGGCGGCGGTCGCGGCTCACGTCTTAGCCCTTTGACACGAGATCGTTGTAAGCCAGCGGTTCCGCTCGCTGGTAAGTATCGTCTCGTTGATATTCCGATTAGTAATTGCCTGAACTCCGGTTATAACCAGATTTACGTTCTGTCACAATTTAATACCGCTTCACTGCACCGGCACATTCAAGAATCTTACAAATTTGACCCCTACGCGGGCGGTTTTGTCGATATTCTTTCAGCGGAACAAACGAACCAGGGCGAGTCTTGGTATCAGGGGACTGCGGATGCGGTTCGCCAAAATATGCATCACTTTCAGGGGCACAGTGAGGGCGACCTGTATGTGATTCTATCCGGTGACCAGCTTTATCGCATGGACCTGGCAGATGTTGTACGTGAACACGATGCTTCCGGAGCTGAAGTGACCATTACCGCGAAGCCACTGGGCCTCGACGAGGCGGAAGGCTTGGGCCTCATGCGTATCAATGATGATTTGGAGATCACTGAGTTTGTTGAAAAGCCGACCGATCCCGAACTGATCAAAGGTCTCGCGGTGGGAGATGGGGTGCGCCAGAAAATGAAGAATCCTGGTGATCGAGACTACTGCCTCGCCTCGATGGGTATTTATGTCTTTAACGCCAATACATTGATTGAAGCGTTGAAGACGGATACCACTGACTTTGGTAAGGAAATTATCCCTGGCCTACTGGGGCAGTCTAAGATGTGCAGCTATGTTTTCGACGACTATTGGGAAGACATTGGCACCGTGAAGGCCTTTTTCGATGCCAACATTCGCCTGACAGATCCTGTGCCGCCGTTTAACTTCTTTGATGAAGAAGCACGTATCTTTACTCATGCACGTTTTCTGCCAGCCTCTAAGATTAATTCTTGCGTGGTCGATCGTGCGATTCTAGCAGATGGTTGTATCGTTACGGATGCAACCATCAAGCATTCGACGCTTGGGGTGCGTTCAGTCGTGCGCGATAAGACTCTTTTTGAGAATGTAGTGATGATGGGGGCGGATAGCTTCGAAACGGTCGAGGATCTTGAAGAGAATAAAGTTCTGGGCCGTCCGGATCTGGGGGTCGGGAAAAACTGCATCGTTAAAAACGCTATTTTGGATAAGAGTGTGCGTATCGGAAATAATGTGGTGCTCGATCCAACGGGCCTGCCCGATAAATTTGGCCCCGAACTCGATATCGCGATTCGCGATGGAGTTTTGGTCGTGTGTAAGGATACGATCGTTCCAGACGGTTTTGTGCTGAAAGCTTAG